A window of Microbispora hainanensis genomic DNA:
GGGTCCGTCGGCGACACGGTGCCGTGGAAGTGGCGGCGCAGCGTCCGCCGCCATGGGGCGTCGGGCAGGTCGGGGCGGAGCGCGGCCAGACCGGTGGCGTACTTGGAGATGCGGGCGGGTCGCAACCCGGCCCGCCACAGCAGGCGGTCGACCGGCGTGGCGGCCGAGGCGCTCTTGGTCTCGACCACGGCGAGGCCGGGCAGCCGCAGCGCGTGGCCGTCGTGCCGCCAGGCGAGCCGGGTGTCGAGGGTGACGCGGCTCGCCGTGTCCGGCAGCAACAGGGTGGCGCGCTGATATTCGGTCACCAGGACCGGGTCGAGGGAGCTCTGGGCGGCGGCGCTCATCGACTCGCGGGCGAGCGCCTCGTTCACGAAGTCGCGTCCGGGGTCCACCGTGTCGCGGTCCCGGGGGTCGTAGGGCAACCGGTGCTTGGTGACGCTGCCCCGCGCGCCGTTGATCTTTACTTCCAGCCAGCATTGGGCGGAGTCGAGATAGGTGCGGGTGCGCACCTTGAAACGCCGTCGCCTGCGATAGGCCGTGCTGTGGTAGCTGGTCAGCTGCGGGGTGTCGAAATACACCGACTGATAGCGGAAGGTGCGCTCGCCGTCGATGTCCAGCGCCCGGGCGTACGGCACGAGCCGTTCCAGCAGGTGGGGCAGCGCCTCTGCCGGGACCAGATATTTGCGGTCCACCCTGGTCTGCAACGCGGCCCGGTCGACCAGCTCGTCGAGCCCGACGGGCGTCAGTCGTGCCAGGGACGGTCCGATGGACGTCGTGGTCATCGGTGCGCTCCGGCGGGCGCGGGCGCCTCGGGTTCTGTGGCCGGCGCCCGGTCGGCCAGCGCGTACCGGACGTCGACCACGGTGGTCTCGTTGACCAGGTCGAGCCGCTGGACGGTGACGGCGTGCACCCGGGCATTGAGGAGCCGCTCCAGGTGCGCGACGAGCGCGACATGATCGGTGAAGGCCGATTCGAGCACCAGGATCTGATGCCGGTAGTTCCGGAACAGCCGCCGATGGTCGCCGAGGAACATCACCGCGACGATGAGCGCCATCATGCCGCCGCCGAGCCACACCGAGGAGGTGCTCACCGCGCCGAGGATGCCCAGG
This region includes:
- a CDS encoding polyphosphate polymerase domain-containing protein, producing MTTTSIGPSLARLTPVGLDELVDRAALQTRVDRKYLVPAEALPHLLERLVPYARALDIDGERTFRYQSVYFDTPQLTSYHSTAYRRRRRFKVRTRTYLDSAQCWLEVKINGARGSVTKHRLPYDPRDRDTVDPGRDFVNEALARESMSAAAQSSLDPVLVTEYQRATLLLPDTASRVTLDTRLAWRHDGHALRLPGLAVVETKSASAATPVDRLLWRAGLRPARISKYATGLAALRPDLPDAPWRRTLRRHFHGTVSPTDPAPDISHRPEQEASCV
- a CDS encoding DUF4956 domain-containing protein, giving the protein MPGGTNMVAQLVLFAIDICAVVLLVFGLYFPRHRRRDLVVSYLGVNIGVLAVASALSSSDVGAGLGLGMALFGVLSIIRLRSTELDQHEVAYYFSALALGILGAVSTSSVWLGGGMMALIVAVMFLGDHRRLFRNYRHQILVLESAFTDHVALVAHLERLLNARVHAVTVQRLDLVNETTVVDVRYALADRAPATEPEAPAPAGAHR